The following proteins are co-located in the Flavobacterium sp. CECT 9288 genome:
- a CDS encoding YafY family protein encodes MAITKNPLIRYKILDKCFRNPYKNYYFDTLLETVNEALFEITGVEEHIKTRQLRDDIAFMRSPEGWNIELAELFEGKKKIYRYEDLNFSINNAPLNDVEMDQFQSAIQVLAQFEGMPQFEGIQAIIAKLKTDLKITNHEKPFIGFDSSQDLKGIEHFSSLYNAVQNKTPLQITYKDFKTEDPYTYIFHPYYLKEYNHRWFLFGLHVESWKSDWNVAIDRIVAIAPFNVPFIHNDTIDWQEYFSDMIGVSKAEGAVLENVVLHFNQLTGKYMENKSIHETQKHKWINTDTLELKINVILNYELERLILSYGDSVRVVEPQQLKERIKNRLLNGMNQY; translated from the coding sequence ATGGCCATCACTAAAAACCCTTTAATTCGTTACAAAATTTTAGATAAGTGTTTTCGAAATCCATATAAAAATTATTATTTCGACACATTATTAGAAACAGTAAACGAAGCTCTTTTTGAAATTACTGGTGTTGAAGAACATATAAAGACACGTCAGCTGAGGGATGATATTGCTTTCATGAGAAGTCCTGAGGGATGGAACATCGAATTAGCGGAACTATTTGAAGGAAAAAAGAAAATTTATCGATATGAAGATTTGAACTTTTCGATTAACAATGCGCCATTAAATGATGTTGAGATGGACCAGTTCCAATCGGCAATACAAGTTTTAGCACAATTTGAAGGTATGCCACAATTTGAAGGCATTCAAGCTATAATAGCCAAATTAAAAACAGATTTAAAAATAACTAACCACGAAAAACCCTTCATCGGTTTTGATAGCTCGCAAGATTTAAAAGGTATCGAGCACTTCAGTTCACTATATAATGCAGTACAAAATAAAACACCTCTACAGATCACTTATAAGGATTTTAAAACTGAAGATCCCTATACCTATATTTTTCATCCTTATTATCTAAAAGAATACAATCATCGATGGTTTTTGTTTGGGCTGCATGTAGAAAGTTGGAAATCAGACTGGAATGTTGCTATTGACAGGATTGTAGCAATTGCACCATTTAACGTTCCCTTTATTCACAATGATACTATTGATTGGCAAGAGTATTTTTCGGATATGATAGGAGTTAGCAAAGCAGAAGGTGCCGTTTTAGAAAACGTTGTTTTGCATTTCAATCAATTGACCGGAAAATATATGGAGAACAAATCTATTCACGAAACACAAAAGCATAAATGGATTAATACTGACACTTTGGAACTTAAAATTAATGTCATACTCAATTACGAATTAGAACGCTTAATTCTAAGTTATGGTGATAGTGTTAGGGTTGTAGAACCTCAACAATTGAAGGAACGGATAAAAAATAGACTTTTGAATGGGATGAATCAATATTAA